One region of Yersinia bercovieri ATCC 43970 genomic DNA includes:
- the serS gene encoding serine--tRNA ligase, giving the protein MLDPNMLRNELDAVAEKLARRGFKLDVEMLRQQEERRKVLQVETESLQAERNARSKLIGAAKARGEDIEPLRLEVNVLGEKLDAAKVELDKLQNEIRDLALSIPNLPDDSVPVGKDENDNLEVSRWGEPRKYDFEVRDHVSLGEMAGGLDFAAAVKLTGARFVVMKGQIARMHRALSQFMLDLHTEKHGYQEAYVPYLVNHATLYGTGQLPKFGEDLFHTKPLEEESDSSNYALIPTAEVPLTNLVRDEILEEESLPLKMTAHTPCFRSEAGSYGRDTRGLIRMHQFDKVEMVQITRPEDSMAALEELTGHAEKVLQLLELPYRKVLLCTGDMGFGSSKTYDLEVWLPAQDTYREISSCSNMWDFQARRMQARCRNKTDRKTRLVHTLNGSGLAVGRTLVAVLENYQQADGRIQVPEVLRPYMGGLEFIG; this is encoded by the coding sequence ATGCTCGATCCCAATATGCTGCGCAATGAGCTAGACGCAGTCGCCGAAAAACTGGCTCGCAGAGGTTTTAAACTTGATGTTGAGATGTTGCGCCAACAAGAAGAGCGCCGCAAAGTTTTACAGGTTGAAACAGAAAGTCTGCAAGCAGAACGTAATGCCCGATCGAAACTAATTGGTGCGGCCAAGGCGCGTGGCGAAGATATCGAACCATTGCGTTTGGAAGTCAATGTGCTGGGTGAAAAACTGGATGCGGCTAAGGTCGAACTGGATAAGTTGCAAAACGAAATCCGCGATCTGGCACTCTCTATCCCTAACCTGCCGGATGATTCTGTGCCAGTAGGCAAAGATGAAAACGATAACCTTGAAGTCAGCCGTTGGGGTGAACCACGCAAGTATGACTTTGAGGTGAGAGATCACGTCTCGTTGGGCGAGATGGCCGGCGGCCTCGATTTTGCTGCCGCAGTAAAACTGACCGGTGCACGTTTTGTGGTGATGAAAGGGCAAATTGCCCGTATGCACCGCGCGTTATCCCAGTTTATGCTGGATCTGCATACTGAGAAGCATGGCTATCAGGAAGCTTATGTTCCTTATCTGGTTAACCATGCCACTTTGTATGGTACTGGTCAGTTACCTAAGTTTGGCGAGGATCTGTTCCACACCAAACCACTGGAAGAGGAGTCAGACAGCAGCAACTATGCGCTGATCCCTACAGCTGAAGTCCCGCTGACTAACCTGGTTCGTGATGAGATTCTGGAAGAGGAGTCTCTGCCATTGAAAATGACCGCCCATACACCGTGCTTCCGTTCAGAAGCTGGCTCTTATGGTCGTGATACCCGTGGCTTAATCCGTATGCATCAGTTCGACAAAGTTGAGATGGTGCAGATAACCCGCCCGGAAGATTCAATGGCGGCACTGGAAGAGCTGACCGGTCATGCAGAGAAAGTGCTGCAATTACTGGAACTGCCATACCGTAAAGTGCTGTTGTGCACTGGTGATATGGGCTTTGGCTCCAGCAAGACTTACGATTTGGAAGTGTGGCTGCCAGCGCAGGATACTTACCGCGAAATCTCTTCCTGCTCAAACATGTGGGATTTCCAGGCTCGCCGTATGCAGGCCCGTTGCCGCAATAAAACCGATAGAAAGACCCGTTTGGTTCACACCCTGAATGGTTCTGGTCTGGCAGTCGGCCGTACGCTCGTTGCGGTGCTAGAGAATTACCAGCAGGCAGATGGCCGCATTCAGGTGCCAGAAGTATTGCGCCCGTACATGGGTGGGCTGGAGTTCATTGGTTAA
- the ycaO gene encoding 30S ribosomal protein S12 methylthiotransferase accessory factor YcaO produces MTQTFIPGKDAALEDSISRFQQKLSDLGFNIEEASWLNPVPHVWSVHIRDRDCPLCFTNGKGASKKAALASALGEYFERLSTNYFFADFYLGRAIAEGDFVHYPNEKWFPIPEDDLLPEGILDERLLAFYDPEQELVASDLVDLQSGNVKRGICSLPFTRQSDLETVYIPMNIIGNLYVSNGMSAGNTANEARVQALSEVFERYVKNRIIAESISLPEIPTEVLNRYPGVVEAIAKLEEEGFPILSYDASLGGAYPVICVVLFNPSNGTCFASFGAHPDFGVALERTVTELLQGRSLKDLDVFTAPTFDDEEVAEHTNLETHFIDSSGLISWDMFKEDADYPFVDWSFKGSTEEEFATLMAIFNQEDAEVYIADYEHLGVYACRILVPGMSDIYPAEDLLMANNTMGVHLRDTLLALPDSDWQPAQYLELIQQLDDEGLDDFARVRELLGIATGKDNGWYTLRVGELKSMLALAGGDLEQGLIWLEWTQDFNSSVFTAKQANYYRCLQTLLLLTQEPDREPMQYHSAFVKMYGQEAVEAASAALAGEERFNGLFSVDEDLKALPAHQALLGAYAKLQAAKRRYWAKGE; encoded by the coding sequence ATGACCCAAACCTTTATTCCCGGCAAAGATGCCGCGCTGGAAGACTCCATCTCCCGTTTTCAGCAAAAACTGAGTGACCTCGGCTTTAATATCGAAGAAGCCTCTTGGCTCAACCCGGTTCCTCACGTTTGGTCGGTACATATCCGCGACCGCGACTGCCCGCTGTGCTTTACCAATGGCAAAGGTGCCAGCAAGAAAGCGGCACTGGCTTCGGCCTTGGGTGAATATTTCGAGCGCTTATCCACCAACTATTTCTTCGCGGATTTCTATCTGGGCAGAGCCATTGCCGAGGGCGATTTCGTTCATTATCCGAATGAAAAGTGGTTCCCAATCCCTGAGGATGATCTGCTGCCGGAAGGTATTCTGGATGAGCGCCTGCTGGCGTTTTACGACCCTGAACAGGAGTTGGTCGCCAGTGATCTGGTGGATTTGCAGTCCGGTAATGTCAAACGCGGTATCTGCTCGCTGCCATTCACCCGCCAGTCAGATTTAGAAACCGTCTATATTCCGATGAATATTATCGGCAACCTGTATGTTTCAAACGGCATGTCTGCGGGGAATACCGCCAACGAAGCCCGCGTGCAGGCGCTGTCGGAAGTCTTTGAGCGCTATGTGAAAAACCGCATTATCGCGGAATCCATTAGCTTGCCAGAGATCCCGACAGAGGTGTTAAATCGCTATCCGGGGGTGGTGGAAGCTATCGCCAAACTGGAAGAGGAGGGTTTCCCGATCCTCTCTTACGATGCTTCTTTAGGTGGCGCGTACCCGGTTATCTGTGTGGTGCTGTTTAACCCATCAAATGGCACCTGTTTTGCTTCCTTCGGCGCCCACCCAGACTTTGGTGTTGCACTGGAACGTACAGTGACTGAGCTATTGCAGGGCCGTAGCCTGAAAGATCTGGATGTCTTTACAGCACCGACCTTTGATGATGAAGAGGTGGCTGAGCATACCAACCTAGAAACTCACTTTATCGATTCAAGCGGCTTAATCAGCTGGGATATGTTTAAAGAGGATGCCGACTATCCGTTTGTCGACTGGAGCTTTAAAGGCAGCACGGAAGAGGAGTTCGCCACCTTGATGGCCATCTTCAATCAAGAAGATGCTGAAGTGTACATTGCTGACTACGAACATTTAGGTGTTTACGCCTGCCGCATTCTGGTGCCGGGAATGTCTGATATTTACCCTGCCGAAGACCTGCTGATGGCGAACAACACCATGGGCGTGCATCTGCGTGACACCTTACTGGCCCTGCCAGACAGTGATTGGCAACCCGCGCAGTATCTGGAACTGATCCAACAACTTGATGATGAGGGGCTGGACGACTTCGCCCGTGTGCGCGAACTGCTGGGTATCGCCACCGGTAAAGATAACGGCTGGTATACCTTGCGGGTGGGTGAACTGAAATCCATGCTGGCATTAGCGGGCGGCGATCTGGAGCAAGGGCTAATTTGGCTGGAGTGGACGCAAGATTTTAACTCTTCGGTCTTTACGGCAAAACAGGCCAACTATTACCGTTGTCTGCAAACCTTGCTGCTGCTGACTCAAGAGCCTGATCGTGAACCGATGCAGTACCACAGCGCATTTGTGAAGATGTATGGCCAGGAAGCGGTAGAGGCTGCTTCTGCGGCATTAGCGGGTGAGGAGCGCTTCAACGGCCTGTTTAGTGTCGATGAAGATCTGAAAGCATTACCTGCACATCAGGCGCTGCTCGGTGCTTATGCCAAGTTACAAGCCGCTAAACGCCGCTACTGGGCTAAAGGCGAGTAA
- the ansB gene encoding L-asparaginase 2: MESIKLTVLAGILAGISGSAFALPNITLLATGGTIAGGGDSATKSNYTAGKLGVDALVNAVPEMKKLANIQGEQVVNIGSQDMNDEVWLKLAKKINADCAKTDGFVITHGTDTLEETAYFLDLTVKCDKPVVMVGAMRPATALGADGPLNLYNAVVVASDANSAKRGVLVAMNDQVLAGRDVMKTNTTSVQTFQSPNSGSLGYVYDGKVNYLHQPAPRQPAFDISKLETLPKVGIIYNYANASDVPAKALIADGYQGIVSAGVGNGNLYHTVFDTLATAAHNGVAVVRSSRVPTGSTTEDAEVDDTKYGFVASGSLNPQKARVLLQLALTQTQKPQEIQKLFHAY; encoded by the coding sequence ATGGAATCTATAAAGCTAACGGTATTAGCTGGGATCTTAGCCGGGATCAGCGGTTCGGCCTTTGCGCTACCCAATATTACCTTATTGGCAACCGGGGGAACTATCGCGGGTGGCGGTGATTCAGCCACCAAATCTAACTATACTGCGGGAAAACTGGGGGTCGACGCCTTGGTGAACGCGGTTCCTGAAATGAAAAAACTCGCTAATATTCAGGGCGAGCAAGTGGTAAATATCGGTTCTCAGGATATGAATGATGAAGTCTGGTTAAAGTTGGCGAAAAAAATTAATGCCGATTGTGCCAAAACAGATGGATTCGTGATCACCCATGGCACTGATACATTGGAAGAAACCGCCTATTTCCTTGATTTAACAGTGAAATGCGATAAACCCGTGGTCATGGTTGGCGCAATGCGGCCAGCCACCGCTCTGGGGGCAGATGGCCCGCTGAATCTTTACAATGCAGTGGTGGTTGCCAGTGACGCCAATTCCGCCAAACGTGGCGTGCTGGTGGCGATGAATGACCAGGTGCTCGCGGGCCGTGATGTGATGAAAACCAATACCACCTCGGTACAGACCTTCCAGTCGCCGAATAGCGGATCACTAGGTTATGTCTATGATGGAAAAGTAAATTATCTGCATCAACCTGCGCCAAGACAACCGGCTTTCGATATCAGCAAGCTGGAGACATTACCGAAAGTTGGCATTATTTATAACTACGCCAATGCGTCTGATGTTCCGGCTAAAGCACTGATTGCTGATGGCTACCAAGGCATTGTTAGCGCCGGTGTTGGCAATGGTAATCTTTATCACACGGTGTTCGATACACTGGCAACAGCGGCTCATAATGGTGTGGCTGTTGTGCGCTCATCCCGTGTGCCGACCGGCTCGACCACCGAAGATGCAGAAGTTGACGATACCAAATATGGTTTTGTTGCCTCTGGCTCTCTGAATCCGCAAAAAGCCCGCGTGTTGCTGCAATTGGCATTAACCCAAACGCAAAAACCGCAAGAGATCCAAAAGCTATTCCACGCCTATTGA
- the serC gene encoding 3-phosphoserine/phosphohydroxythreonine transaminase — protein MTQVYNFSAGPAMLPVEVLRRAEQELRNWHGLGTSVMEISHRSKEFMQVAEEAEKDLRDLMQIPANYKVLFCHGGARAQFAAVPLNLLGDSKSADYIDGGYWAHSAVKEAQKYCTPNVIDVTTHDNGVTGIQPMKQWKLSDNAAYVHYCPNETIDGLAINEEPDFGNKVVVADYSSSILSRPIDISRYGVIYAGAQKNIGPAGLTVVIVRDDLLGKARTELPSILDYKVLAENDSMFNTPPTFAWYLSGLVFKWLKEQGGLGAMEKRNQAKAELLYSAIDSTGFYRNQVAKANRSWMNVPFQMADGSLDKLFLSEAEAQGLQALKGHRVAGGMRASIYNAMPIEGVKALTDFMADFERRHG, from the coding sequence ATGACACAAGTTTATAATTTTAGCGCAGGTCCGGCGATGCTACCGGTTGAGGTTTTACGTCGTGCGGAACAAGAGTTACGTAACTGGCATGGTCTTGGAACGTCGGTGATGGAGATCAGCCACCGCAGTAAAGAATTTATGCAGGTAGCTGAAGAAGCAGAAAAAGATCTGCGCGATCTGATGCAAATTCCGGCTAATTATAAAGTGTTATTCTGCCACGGTGGTGCGCGGGCGCAGTTTGCAGCCGTGCCATTGAACCTGCTCGGCGACAGTAAAAGCGCTGATTATATTGACGGCGGCTACTGGGCACACAGTGCAGTTAAAGAAGCACAGAAATACTGCACACCTAATGTTATTGATGTGACGACCCACGATAACGGTGTGACGGGTATTCAGCCGATGAAACAGTGGAAGTTGAGTGATAATGCTGCCTATGTGCATTACTGCCCGAATGAGACCATTGATGGCCTGGCGATTAATGAAGAGCCTGATTTCGGCAATAAAGTGGTGGTTGCCGACTACTCCTCATCCATTCTCTCTCGCCCGATTGATATCAGCCGCTATGGCGTGATTTATGCGGGTGCACAGAAAAATATTGGTCCAGCGGGCCTGACCGTGGTTATCGTACGTGACGATTTGTTAGGTAAAGCGCGTACTGAGTTGCCATCGATCCTTGATTATAAAGTGCTGGCTGAAAACGACTCTATGTTCAATACCCCGCCAACCTTCGCCTGGTATCTCTCCGGCCTGGTCTTTAAGTGGCTGAAAGAGCAGGGTGGTTTGGGCGCAATGGAAAAACGTAATCAGGCCAAAGCCGAATTACTCTATAGCGCTATCGACAGCACCGGTTTCTACCGCAATCAGGTGGCGAAAGCTAACCGCTCTTGGATGAATGTGCCGTTCCAAATGGCTGATGGGTCATTGGACAAACTGTTCTTGAGTGAGGCTGAAGCGCAAGGCTTGCAAGCTTTGAAAGGGCACCGCGTGGCCGGCGGGATGCGCGCTTCGATCTATAACGCGATGCCAATCGAAGGCGTTAAAGCATTAACAGATTTTATGGCTGACTTTGAACGCCGCCATGGTTGA
- the focA gene encoding formate transporter FocA: protein MKADNPFDALLPAAMAKVAEDAGVYKATKHPLKTFYLAITAGVFISIAFVFYITATTGTAGVPFGFAKLVGGICFSLGLMLVVVCGGDLFTSTVLTTVAKASGRITWRQLGCNWVNVYIGNLCGALFFVALIWFAGQYTVANGQWGLNVLQTADHKLHHTFIEAVCLGILANLMVCLAVWMSYSGRTIMDKMFAMILPVGMFVASGFEHSIANMFMIPMGIVIKNFATPEFWQSIGAAPEQFANLTVSHFVIDNLIPVTIGNIIGGGLLVGLTYWVIYLRGDQQH, encoded by the coding sequence GTGAAAGCTGACAACCCCTTCGATGCATTATTACCTGCGGCAATGGCTAAAGTAGCTGAAGATGCCGGTGTCTATAAAGCCACCAAGCATCCGCTGAAAACTTTTTATTTAGCGATTACTGCTGGTGTGTTTATTTCAATTGCGTTTGTTTTTTATATCACAGCAACTACCGGTACTGCGGGCGTGCCTTTCGGCTTTGCCAAGTTGGTTGGTGGTATTTGTTTCTCCTTGGGGCTAATGTTAGTGGTGGTGTGTGGTGGTGACCTTTTCACCTCTACTGTATTAACCACTGTCGCCAAAGCCAGTGGCCGTATTACCTGGCGTCAACTTGGCTGTAACTGGGTTAATGTCTATATTGGGAACTTGTGCGGAGCACTGTTCTTCGTCGCGCTTATCTGGTTCGCCGGCCAATATACTGTGGCAAATGGTCAATGGGGGCTGAATGTCCTGCAAACAGCTGACCACAAACTACACCATACTTTTATTGAAGCAGTCTGTTTGGGGATTTTGGCTAACTTAATGGTTTGCCTGGCGGTTTGGATGAGTTACTCCGGCCGTACCATAATGGACAAAATGTTCGCGATGATCTTACCGGTGGGCATGTTTGTTGCCAGCGGCTTTGAGCATAGCATCGCCAATATGTTTATGATTCCTATGGGTATCGTGATTAAAAACTTCGCGACGCCTGAGTTTTGGCAATCCATAGGAGCAGCACCAGAGCAATTTGCTAACCTAACTGTAAGTCACTTTGTTATTGATAACCTGATTCCAGTCACCATCGGCAACATCATTGGTGGCGGTTTGTTGGTTGGTTTGACTTACTGGGTAATTTATCTGCGCGGTGACCAGCAACACTAA
- the pflA gene encoding pyruvate formate lyase 1-activating protein — protein MSVLGRIHSFESCGTVDGPGIRFIVFFQGCLMRCLYCHNRDTWDTHGGKEVTVEELVKEAVTYRHFMNASGGGVTASGGEAILQAEFVRDWFRACHEEGIHTCLDTNGFVRRYDPVIDELLDATDLVMLDLKQMDDSVHQNLVGVSNHRTLEFARYLAKRNQKTWIRYVVVPGWSDDDKSAHMLGEFTQNMTNIEKIELLPYHELGKHKWIAMGEEYKLDGVKPPTAEIMDRVKGILESYGHKVIY, from the coding sequence ATGTCCGTACTTGGCCGCATTCACTCATTCGAATCCTGTGGCACCGTTGACGGCCCTGGGATCCGATTTATCGTATTCTTCCAAGGCTGCTTGATGCGCTGCCTGTATTGCCATAACCGTGATACCTGGGACACCCATGGCGGTAAAGAAGTTACCGTTGAAGAGTTGGTCAAAGAAGCCGTCACTTATCGTCACTTTATGAATGCTTCTGGCGGTGGCGTGACCGCCTCCGGTGGCGAAGCTATCCTACAGGCTGAATTCGTGCGCGACTGGTTCCGCGCCTGCCACGAAGAGGGTATTCACACCTGTCTGGACACCAACGGCTTTGTGCGCCGTTATGACCCCGTCATTGATGAGTTACTTGATGCCACCGATCTCGTGATGCTGGATCTGAAACAGATGGATGACAGCGTGCATCAAAATCTGGTTGGTGTCTCCAATCATCGCACTCTGGAGTTTGCCCGCTATCTGGCAAAACGTAACCAGAAAACCTGGATCCGCTATGTGGTGGTGCCGGGCTGGTCGGATGATGATAAATCAGCACATATGTTGGGTGAGTTTACCCAGAATATGACCAATATCGAGAAGATCGAACTGCTGCCTTACCATGAGTTGGGTAAGCATAAATGGATTGCCATGGGCGAAGAGTACAAATTAGATGGGGTCAAACCCCCTACTGCGGAGATTATGGACCGCGTGAAAGGTATTCTGGAAAGCTATGGTCACAAAGTAATCTACTGA
- a CDS encoding MFS transporter: MSAYSRPVLLLLCGLLLFTISIAVLNTLVPLWLSHQQLPTWQVGMVSSSYFTGNLVGTLIAGRLIQRLGFNRSYHYSCILFALATCGLMLSVDFWSWLGWRFFAGVACALIWVIVESALLRSGTLTNRGQLLAAYMMVYYLGTVTGQLLLGVVSTQLLNVIPWVSALVITAMLPLLFAHFSHQEGSDASHIAVWPMLKRRSARLGINGCIISGVLLGSLYGLLPLYLSHQGMSDASVGWWMALLVSSGIIGQWPIGKMADRYGRLLVLRIQVFVVILGSVAILGNYALAPALFILGCAGFTLYPVAMAWACEKASADELVAMNQALLMSYTIGSLTGPTMTSLLMQRYSDNLLFIMIAGVALVYLMMLLRKPDQQQTPYAAV, encoded by the coding sequence ATGTCCGCATACTCTCGCCCGGTGCTGCTTCTGCTCTGTGGGCTTTTGCTGTTTACTATCTCTATCGCGGTGTTAAATACATTGGTTCCCCTATGGTTATCCCATCAACAGTTGCCGACCTGGCAAGTGGGGATGGTGAGTTCATCCTATTTTACCGGGAATCTGGTCGGGACCTTGATTGCCGGGCGATTGATCCAACGGCTCGGCTTTAATCGCAGCTACCACTACTCCTGCATTTTGTTTGCGCTGGCGACTTGCGGATTAATGCTTTCTGTCGATTTTTGGAGTTGGCTGGGGTGGCGCTTCTTTGCTGGCGTGGCCTGCGCGCTGATTTGGGTCATTGTTGAGAGTGCGTTACTGCGCAGTGGCACCTTAACCAATCGCGGGCAACTGTTGGCGGCCTACATGATGGTTTACTATCTTGGGACTGTCACCGGGCAACTGCTGCTAGGCGTGGTGTCGACACAACTGCTGAATGTCATCCCTTGGGTCAGTGCATTGGTGATTACCGCGATGTTGCCGCTGTTGTTTGCTCACTTCTCACATCAGGAGGGTAGTGACGCCTCCCATATTGCAGTTTGGCCGATGCTCAAGCGCCGTAGCGCGCGTCTGGGCATCAATGGCTGTATTATCTCAGGTGTACTCTTAGGCTCGCTCTATGGGTTGCTGCCGTTGTATTTATCCCATCAAGGGATGAGTGATGCCAGTGTGGGATGGTGGATGGCATTACTGGTCAGTTCAGGGATTATCGGTCAGTGGCCGATTGGCAAAATGGCTGATCGCTATGGTCGCTTGCTGGTGCTGCGCATTCAAGTATTTGTGGTGATCCTTGGTAGTGTGGCCATTCTGGGCAATTACGCTTTGGCTCCCGCACTCTTTATTTTGGGCTGCGCTGGTTTTACCCTCTATCCAGTGGCGATGGCGTGGGCATGCGAAAAAGCCAGTGCCGATGAGTTAGTGGCGATGAATCAGGCACTGCTGATGAGCTATACTATCGGCAGTCTGACCGGCCCGACCATGACTTCATTGCTGATGCAACGCTATTCAGACAATTTACTGTTTATCATGATTGCGGGTGTGGCGTTGGTGTATTTGATGATGTTACTGCGCAAACCTGATCAGCAGCAAACACCGTACGCGGCAGTCTAG
- the pflB gene encoding formate C-acetyltransferase yields the protein MTELNEKLAKAWQGFTQGDWQNEVNVRDFIQKNYTPYEGDESFLAGSTEATDKLWAQVMEGIKLENRTHAPVDFDTDVVATITSHDAGYINKDLETIVGLQTEKPLKRALIPFGGIKMVEGSCKVYGRELDPQLKKVFTDYRKTHNQGVFDVYTKDILNCRKSGVLTGLPDAYGRGRIIGDYRRVAVYGIDYLMKDKLAQFNSLQDDLENGKDLEMTIQLREEIAEQHRALAQIKEMAAKYGCDISGPATNAKEAVQWTYFGYLAAVKSQNGAAMSFGRVSTFLDVYIERDMKAGKLTEIEAQELIDHLVMKLRMVRFLRTPEYDELFSGDPIWATESLAGMGVDGRTLVTKTSFRFLNTLYTMGPSPEPNMTILWSEKLPLNFKKYAAKVSIDTSSVQYENDDLMRPDFNNDDYAIACCVSPMIVGKQMQFFGARANLAKTMLYAINGGVDEKMKIQVGPKEAPMMDEVLDYDKVMERMDHFMDWLAKQYVTSLNIIHYMHDKYSYEAALMALHDRDVYRTMACGIAGLSVAADSLSAIKYAKVSTIRDADGLAIDFNIEGEYPQFGNNDSRVDDIACDLVERFMKKIQKLRTYRGAVATQSVLTITSNVVYGKKTGNTPDGRRAGAPFGPGANPMHGRDQKGAVASLTSVAKLPFAYAKDGISYTFSIVPNALGKDDEVRKANLAGLMDGYFHHEASIEGGQHLNVNVMNREMLLDAMENPEKYPQLTIRVSGYAVRFNSLTKEQQQDVITRTFTQSI from the coding sequence ATGACCGAACTTAATGAAAAATTGGCCAAAGCATGGCAAGGCTTTACCCAGGGTGACTGGCAGAACGAAGTAAACGTTCGTGACTTCATCCAGAAGAACTACACCCCTTATGAAGGCGACGAATCCTTCCTTGCCGGCTCTACCGAAGCAACCGACAAGCTGTGGGCGCAAGTCATGGAAGGCATCAAACTGGAAAACCGCACTCATGCGCCAGTTGATTTCGATACCGACGTTGTGGCGACCATCACCTCTCATGATGCTGGCTATATCAACAAAGATCTGGAAACCATCGTTGGTTTGCAGACTGAAAAACCATTAAAACGTGCCCTGATCCCATTCGGCGGCATCAAAATGGTAGAAGGCTCTTGCAAAGTTTACGGTCGTGAACTTGACCCGCAACTGAAAAAAGTCTTCACCGATTACCGCAAAACGCACAACCAAGGTGTGTTTGACGTCTACACCAAAGATATCCTGAACTGCCGTAAATCAGGTGTACTGACCGGTTTACCCGATGCCTATGGCCGTGGCCGTATCATTGGTGACTACCGTCGTGTAGCCGTTTACGGTATCGACTACCTGATGAAAGACAAACTGGCTCAGTTCAACTCTTTGCAAGATGATCTGGAGAACGGTAAAGACCTGGAGATGACTATCCAGCTGCGCGAAGAGATTGCTGAACAGCATCGTGCTCTGGCTCAGATCAAAGAGATGGCAGCTAAATATGGTTGCGATATCTCAGGTCCAGCGACTAACGCTAAAGAAGCAGTACAGTGGACTTACTTCGGCTACCTGGCTGCGGTTAAATCGCAAAACGGTGCTGCAATGTCCTTCGGTCGTGTTTCTACTTTCCTTGACGTTTACATCGAACGTGACATGAAAGCGGGCAAACTGACTGAAATCGAAGCGCAAGAACTGATTGACCATTTGGTTATGAAACTGCGTATGGTTCGCTTCCTGCGTACCCCTGAGTATGATGAGCTGTTCTCTGGTGACCCAATTTGGGCCACTGAATCACTGGCAGGTATGGGCGTTGATGGCCGTACTCTGGTGACCAAAACCAGCTTCCGCTTCTTGAACACCCTGTACACCATGGGGCCGTCTCCAGAGCCGAACATGACCATTCTGTGGTCTGAAAAACTGCCACTGAACTTCAAAAAATACGCAGCTAAAGTCTCTATCGATACTTCATCTGTACAGTATGAAAATGATGATCTGATGCGCCCTGACTTCAACAACGATGACTATGCTATCGCTTGTTGTGTTAGCCCGATGATTGTCGGTAAGCAAATGCAGTTCTTCGGTGCCCGTGCTAACCTGGCGAAAACCATGTTGTACGCAATCAACGGCGGCGTTGACGAAAAAATGAAGATCCAGGTTGGCCCGAAAGAAGCGCCAATGATGGATGAAGTGCTGGACTATGACAAAGTCATGGAACGCATGGATCACTTTATGGATTGGCTGGCTAAACAATACGTTACCTCGCTGAACATCATTCACTACATGCACGACAAATACAGCTATGAAGCTGCATTGATGGCACTGCATGACCGTGATGTTTATCGCACTATGGCGTGTGGTATTGCAGGTCTGTCTGTTGCTGCTGACTCCCTCTCTGCTATCAAATATGCCAAAGTAAGCACCATTCGTGATGCTGATGGCTTGGCTATCGACTTCAATATCGAAGGCGAATATCCACAGTTTGGTAACAACGACTCACGCGTTGATGACATCGCATGTGATCTGGTTGAGCGCTTCATGAAGAAAATTCAGAAGCTGCGTACTTACCGTGGTGCGGTTGCAACTCAATCCGTGCTGACCATTACCTCTAACGTGGTTTATGGTAAGAAAACCGGTAACACTCCAGATGGCCGCCGCGCCGGTGCTCCATTCGGTCCTGGTGCTAACCCAATGCATGGCCGTGATCAGAAAGGTGCGGTTGCCTCTCTGACCTCAGTGGCCAAACTGCCGTTTGCTTACGCTAAAGATGGTATCTCTTACACCTTCTCTATCGTGCCAAACGCACTGGGTAAAGACGACGAAGTGCGTAAAGCTAACCTGGCGGGTCTGATGGATGGTTACTTCCATCACGAAGCGTCCATCGAAGGTGGTCAACACCTGAACGTGAACGTCATGAACCGTGAAATGCTGTTAGATGCGATGGAAAACCCGGAAAAATATCCGCAGTTGACTATCCGTGTATCAGGTTACGCTGTTCGTTTTAACTCGCTGACTAAAGAACAGCAGCAAGATGTAATTACACGTACATTCACTCAGTCAATATAA